One region of Patagioenas fasciata isolate bPatFas1 chromosome 6 unlocalized genomic scaffold, bPatFas1.hap1 SUPER_6_unloc_2, whole genome shotgun sequence genomic DNA includes:
- the LOC136116273 gene encoding uncharacterized protein: MCSALSVLSRRRRSWALPLPQDVAGSQNQRTVGLRAAWPPSLWERGPSSAGGAQHGGAPAERGAERRPERAGVRHGRLSEYLELGHSQLLTNRLWILDSVMSLLRGGFLGQLRLWQMFVDTHGPTGAARAVWGTEVPGSCWLHRIKEGKPGCPRLSSGQERRPHPSPSPALRGEQLGEGQGDGAASKPSCCPSFLMSSRVGTCSSSSSSDSEDSGGGNREKWAGEGLHGPLRCAGVTRESRHVLEGWWLHKELSCQALALPAQHPRLSCNAAVTHPQLPGLPRKVWSHAVLDAAPASFKRGGKLQKLSGSSKSIQ; the protein is encoded by the exons ATGTGCAGCGCCCTGAGCGTGCTGAGCAGACGGCGTCGTTCCTGGGCTCTCCCGCTGCCGCAGGACGTGGCGGGTTCACAGAATCAGaggacg GTCGGACTCCGCGCGGCGtggcccccgtcgctatgggaacggggcccttccagtgcgggcggcgcgcagcatggcggtgcccctgccgagcgcggcgctgagcggcgtccggagcgggcgggcgttcggcacggccg gctgtcggaatacctggaactgggacattcccagctgttgaccaacagactctggatcttggattcggtgatgtcgctgctgagaggtgggtttctcggtcagctgaggctttggcagatgtttgtggacacacacgggcccactggtgcagccagagccgtctgggggacagaggtcccaggaagttgctggctccacaggatcaaggaggggaagccaggctgcccccggctttcctctggccaggaacgccgtccccaccccagcccatccccagctctgcgaggagaacagctgggtgagggccagggcgatggggctgcctccaaacccag ctgctgcccctccttcttgatgtcttcccgtgtggggacgtgctcgtcatcttcgtcatcagattcagaggattctggaggagggaacagagagaaatgggctggggagggtctgcacggccccctccgctgtgccggtgtcaccagggagagccggcacgttttggagggctggtggcttcacaaggagctttcctgccaagccctggctcttcctgcccagcatcccaggctgagctgCAATGCCGCTGTGACCCATCCCCAGCTgccggggcttcccagaaaggtctggagccacgcggtgctggacgccgctccagcttcattcaaaagaggtggcaagctccaaaaactcagtggctcctccaagagcatccaatag